GCACCGGTCGCAGGTGCCGAGGCTTCGCAGCGTGGGGTGGATGGCGCACGCTGGCTCCGCGCCGTCCACCTCGATGAGCAGCGAGGCGCCACAGTGGGCGCAGGACGGGGCTCCGGGAGTGAGGGCCTGTTGGCAGCGCGGGCATGGAATGGACATGCGCCGCCCATCCTGCCGCGATTCGTCACCCGGTGTCGCGATTCGTCATGCCTCCGCGCGTGGTGCCGCGCGCAACCTCCCGGGAATTGGTGCGGACCGGAGCGGCCGGGCATGGGCACGGTTTCTGCTCACGCGTCGCCACGCTCGAAGCGCTGAGCCAATCCCAGGAGCATCATTCGATGAGAAGAGAGCGCGTGTGCGGCGGAGCCGGTGTGACTCGGCTCCTGCTGGCCATTTGCATGATGGTGATGTGGAGCGGACGGGCCCTCGCCGGTGAGACCACCGAGAGCCAGGAGCTTTCGGCCAGGGCCAGGCGAGGCCTGCTCGCGACCGGGGACGGCCACTCGTTGGCGGTCGCTCCGGATGGCTCCGTGTGGGGCTGGGGGGCCAATGGCTTCGGCCAGCTCGGAGATGGGAAGTACGGTAAACACTCCCTGCCGGTGCGCGTGCCGGGAATCGGCCGGGTCATCACCGTGGCGGCCGGTGACTTCTATTCCATGGCCTTGCGTGTGGACGGCTCCGTCTGGGCCTGGGGGCTCAACGACGCGGGACAGCTCGGGGTCGAGTCGCCGTACTCGAGGCCCCAGCCCGCTCCGGTGCCGGGCCTCACGGGCGTGGTGGCCCTCGCGGCCGGTGAACGTCACGTGCTGGCGTTGCGCGCGGATGGCTCCGTCTGGGCCTGGGGCGACAACTTCCAGGGCCAGCTCGGAGTGGAGCTGGAGTCCTGGCCCTCCTCCCGGTTCGAGCCCGCTCCGGTGCCGGGCCTGACGGACGTGGTGGCGGTCGCGGCGGGGAAAGCCCTCTCGCTGGCGCTGCGCGCGGATGGCTCCGTCTGGGCCTGGGGCGACAACTCCTACGGCCAGCTCGGGACCCCGGAGCCTTATTCCAGGGCGCAACCCGCTCCGGTGCCGGGCCTGACGGACGTGGTGGCCCTCGCCACCCATGGCGAGCACGCGCTGGCGGTGCGCCAGGACGGCTCCGTGTGGTTCTGGGGCGAGGACTCACTGGACCTGGTGGGGGATGGGTTCGAGAATTCCATCGCCACGCCCCATGCGGTGCCGGGCCTCACGAACGTGGTGGCCGTGGATGACGCCTTCGACCGTTCGATGGCGCTGCGCCGGGATGGCACCCTGTGGGCCTGGGGACAGAACAACTGGGGCCAGCTCGGCGACGGGACGACGCAACTGCGCACCCGCCCGGTCCAGGTCGGGGTGGGCCACGTGGTGGACTTCGCGGTGGGCGGTACCCACTCGCTGGCCGTGCGCCGGGATGGCTCCCTGTGGAGCTGGGGAAACAACATGACGGGCGCGCTCGGCACGGGAACGGACCAGCGGCTCACCCCCATCCAGACGCGGGTGCTCACCGACGTGGTGTCCCTGTCCGCCGGCTCGGCCCGCTCGCTGGCGGTGCGGGAGGATGGCTCCGTCTGGAGTTGGGGCTCGGAACCGGCCCAGGTGGCGGCGCTCTCGAGCACGAAGGCCGTCTCGTCCGGTGACTCCCACTGGCTGGCGCTGGGCACGGACGGCTCCGTCCGGGCCTGGGGCTTCAACACCTACGGCCAGCTCGGCGATGGAACCCAGACCTACCGCGCCCTGCCGGTGCCGGTGCCGGGCCTCACGGACGTGGTGGACCTCTCGGCTGCTGAGCTCTCCTCGCTGGCGGTGCGCGCGGATGGCTCCGTCTGGGGCTGGGGCGCCAACTTCCAGGGCCAGCTCGGTCCGGGGACGACGCAACCCCGGACGAGCCCGGTTCAGATCTCCGGGCTGGACCAGGTGGTGGCCGTGTCGGCCAGTGCCTCCTACTCGCTGGCGGTGCGCGCGGATGGCTCCGTCTGGGCCTGGGGCGACAACTCCTACGGCCAGCTCGGCGTCGAGTCGCCGTACTCGAGGCCCCAGCCCGCTCCGGTGCCGGGCCTCACGGACGTGGTGGCCCTCTCGGCCGGCAGCTCCCACGCGCTGGCGCTGCGCCGGGACGGCTCCGTCTGGGCCTGGGGGAGCAACGCCCAGGGCCAGCTCGGCGATGGTTCTCGGGTCTCCCGTCCCACGCCGGCTCCGGTGCCGGGCCTCTCGCGCGTGGTCTCCCTGACTGCCCGAGGAAACGTCTCGCTGGCGCTGCGCGAGGACGGCTCCGTCTGGGCCTGGGGAAGCAACCCCGACGGGCT
This is a stretch of genomic DNA from Archangium violaceum. It encodes these proteins:
- a CDS encoding RCC1 repeat-containing protein; translation: MRRERVCGGAGVTRLLLAICMMVMWSGRALAGETTESQELSARARRGLLATGDGHSLAVAPDGSVWGWGANGFGQLGDGKYGKHSLPVRVPGIGRVITVAAGDFYSMALRVDGSVWAWGLNDAGQLGVESPYSRPQPAPVPGLTGVVALAAGERHVLALRADGSVWAWGDNFQGQLGVELESWPSSRFEPAPVPGLTDVVAVAAGKALSLALRADGSVWAWGDNSYGQLGTPEPYSRAQPAPVPGLTDVVALATHGEHALAVRQDGSVWFWGEDSLDLVGDGFENSIATPHAVPGLTNVVAVDDAFDRSMALRRDGTLWAWGQNNWGQLGDGTTQLRTRPVQVGVGHVVDFAVGGTHSLAVRRDGSLWSWGNNMTGALGTGTDQRLTPIQTRVLTDVVSLSAGSARSLAVREDGSVWSWGSEPAQVAALSSTKAVSSGDSHWLALGTDGSVRAWGFNTYGQLGDGTQTYRALPVPVPGLTDVVDLSAAELSSLAVRADGSVWGWGANFQGQLGPGTTQPRTSPVQISGLDQVVAVSASASYSLAVRADGSVWAWGDNSYGQLGVESPYSRPQPAPVPGLTDVVALSAGSSHALALRRDGSVWAWGSNAQGQLGDGSRVSRPTPAPVPGLSRVVSLTARGNVSLALREDGSVWAWGSNPDGLGDGTREPRASPVQVVGLTDAVAISAGGSHALAVREDGSVWGWGNSAMLGAGLSVVQPTPTRLTLPCRVPGGPGREHRAGEPRRCHVAQ